From a single Verrucomicrobiota bacterium genomic region:
- a CDS encoding Crp/Fnr family transcriptional regulator, whose product MSALPNSLRKAEVELATGKTLAAAIAGHPFLKGLSPDHLRVLADNAMRVQFEEGDFIFREGDPANRFYLIESGQIALESRTAEEPSLVIQTIGLGEVLGWSWLFPPYYWHFDARAIQPAAAIFFYGTRLREQCEDDHDLGYELMTRVTSVVIQRLQATRKQLRGS is encoded by the coding sequence ATGAGTGCACTTCCGAATTCACTGCGCAAAGCCGAAGTGGAACTGGCGACAGGCAAGACTCTGGCCGCCGCCATTGCCGGGCATCCGTTTCTCAAAGGCCTTTCCCCGGATCACCTGCGCGTGCTGGCCGACAATGCTATGCGCGTGCAGTTCGAGGAAGGCGACTTCATTTTCCGAGAGGGCGACCCGGCCAACCGCTTTTACCTGATCGAATCGGGCCAGATCGCGCTCGAATCGCGCACCGCCGAGGAACCTTCCCTGGTGATTCAAACCATCGGCCTCGGCGAAGTGCTCGGATGGTCGTGGCTTTTCCCTCCTTACTATTGGCATTTCGACGCGCGAGCCATCCAACCGGCCGCCGCGATTTTTTTCTACGGCACGCGCCTTCGCGAACAATGCGAAGACGACCACGACCTCGGCTACGAACTGATGACGCGCGTCACCTCCGTCGTGATCCAGAGGCTCCAGGCAACGCGAAAGCAGTTGAGAGGGAGTTAG
- a CDS encoding LamG domain-containing protein produces the protein MKSEGEPLSGAWHHLAFVQQDDGTRALYIDGTKDALEIPAKEAGAWRINTTTVGGILRANPTHWVTGLIDDVALWNRALSADEVKAVVTTGTPVPSSKPQPLAIRTFKSSLPAAAVGDKMTLTWDVTKNAQVEIDQGVGDVTAKTVSDLGSTDVTLTASRTFKLTLKRGVETASQTVSVAAIDGVSAGWTLIDNFDRYTVGGLNGQGGWADLDGNDFVVVDISGNKLVAPRGGNATASLRLGPLTLKEGEQRTLFFRVYTSGDESEPVKGTVGITDRSVRFGSDVGAMGDNIGPGAVISNELGTGVQVGGANGNGATVDFGPEPVVATKAAYNIWVDFKNGPFPADQSSTGDTYSIYVQKDGTTQRTKVVSDYISARNPIGQADVGFTTKDLDKIILGGLGGHSTSTNLFFDDIYLSKTGYNTTVPRAFGFTVPVAETVKPPTLAIKRVGAELEITWSAGTLESSTALASGWTAVANAVSPLKSVSENSAGSCFRAKGRMARRDEGEYPPWIFD, from the coding sequence ATCAAGAGCGAAGGCGAACCGCTCAGCGGCGCCTGGCATCATCTGGCCTTTGTGCAGCAGGATGACGGAACTCGTGCGTTGTACATCGACGGCACAAAAGACGCGCTCGAAATCCCCGCCAAGGAAGCCGGCGCCTGGCGCATCAACACGACAACCGTCGGCGGCATCCTGCGCGCCAATCCCACGCACTGGGTCACCGGGTTGATCGATGACGTGGCTTTGTGGAATCGCGCGCTTTCCGCGGACGAAGTTAAGGCCGTCGTGACCACGGGCACGCCCGTGCCGTCCAGCAAACCCCAACCGCTGGCGATCCGCACCTTCAAGTCCAGCCTGCCCGCCGCCGCCGTGGGCGACAAGATGACCTTGACCTGGGATGTGACCAAAAACGCCCAGGTGGAAATCGACCAGGGAGTCGGGGATGTCACCGCGAAAACTGTCTCGGACCTGGGTTCGACCGATGTAACGCTCACCGCCAGCCGGACCTTCAAGTTGACGCTGAAACGCGGCGTGGAAACGGCTTCCCAAACCGTGAGTGTCGCCGCCATCGATGGCGTTTCAGCAGGGTGGACCTTGATCGACAATTTCGACCGTTACACGGTTGGAGGATTGAACGGTCAGGGCGGGTGGGCCGACCTGGACGGGAACGATTTCGTGGTCGTCGATATCAGCGGCAACAAACTCGTCGCCCCCCGAGGCGGCAATGCCACGGCCTCCTTGCGGCTCGGCCCGCTGACCTTGAAGGAAGGCGAACAGCGAACTCTGTTCTTCCGCGTTTACACCTCCGGCGACGAATCCGAACCAGTCAAAGGAACGGTCGGCATCACGGATCGCAGCGTGCGCTTCGGCAGCGACGTCGGCGCGATGGGCGATAACATTGGCCCCGGAGCAGTCATCAGCAACGAACTCGGGACCGGCGTGCAAGTGGGCGGCGCCAACGGCAACGGCGCAACGGTCGATTTTGGTCCTGAACCGGTGGTCGCAACGAAGGCCGCCTACAATATTTGGGTGGACTTTAAGAACGGCCCGTTCCCGGCGGACCAAAGCTCCACGGGCGACACTTACTCGATCTACGTCCAAAAGGATGGGACAACCCAGCGCACCAAGGTCGTTTCGGATTATATCTCCGCCCGAAATCCGATCGGGCAAGCTGATGTCGGTTTTACGACCAAGGATTTGGACAAGATCATTCTCGGCGGCCTGGGCGGGCACAGCACATCCACGAATCTGTTCTTCGACGACATCTATCTGAGCAAGACAGGCTACAACACCACCGTGCCGCGCGCGTTTGGGTTCACCGTGCCTGTGGCGGAGACGGTCAAGCCGCCCACGCTGGCCATCAAACGAGTCGGCGCGGAACTGGAAATCACCTGGAGCGCCGGGACCCTCGAATCCTCCACGGCGCTGGCGAGCGGTTGGACCGCCGTGGCGAACGCGGTGTCGCCGCTTAAGAGCGTGTCCGAAAATTCCGCGGGGTCCTGTTTTCGCGCCAAAGGCCGGATGGCGAGGCGCGACGAAGGAGAATATCCTCCCTGGATCTTCGACTGA
- a CDS encoding GMC family oxidoreductase produces the protein MPVHASEPDPDVLIIGAGPTGAVAAKRFIEARLRVVVLEQGDWPDYSKARAEHPDFELTAGRYWSGNPNRRQAPADYPIDDQDSDISAVLYNAVGGGTVIYAAHWQRNMPSDFRVRTLDGVADDWPLTYEDLEPFYERVERDFGVSGLAGDTAFPPGKPLPLPPAPLAPMGRRVARAHNQLGWHWWPAPNAIATRPYGSLRECTQRATCMWGCVEGAKASVDRTHWPQLVKRGARLVTGARVRRLEVSPGGLATGALYVDRTGKEQFQKAAVTVLGANGIGTPRILLLSATNKSPSGLANSSGLVGRRLMMHPFGTVVGLFEEDLGSTHGLWGQHIHCLEFYETDAARGFVRGAKWGLQPTGGPLSMTRSYPWGDNPIWGPSFHQQLRQRLGHSAMWGIIAEDLPEDDNRVVLDPVLKDADGIPAPKLIYRMSENSRRLLQFHLARARESLDAAGAYATVIAPLIRETGWHLLGTARMGADPATSVVDACGRCHDVPNLFILDGSIWPTSSGMNPTATIAALALRCAEHLVEERRNQRVPL, from the coding sequence ATGCCCGTCCACGCCTCCGAGCCTGACCCCGACGTTCTGATCATCGGGGCCGGCCCCACCGGCGCTGTAGCCGCGAAACGATTCATCGAAGCCCGCCTGCGCGTCGTCGTGCTCGAACAAGGCGATTGGCCGGACTACTCCAAAGCCCGCGCGGAGCATCCGGACTTTGAACTGACCGCGGGCCGTTACTGGTCGGGCAACCCGAATCGCCGCCAGGCCCCGGCCGATTACCCGATCGACGACCAGGACTCCGACATTTCCGCCGTGCTCTACAATGCCGTGGGTGGCGGCACGGTGATCTACGCCGCGCACTGGCAGCGCAACATGCCATCTGATTTTCGGGTGCGCACGCTCGATGGCGTGGCGGACGATTGGCCGCTCACTTACGAGGACCTGGAACCGTTTTACGAAAGAGTCGAGCGCGACTTTGGCGTTTCGGGCCTGGCTGGAGACACCGCGTTTCCGCCGGGCAAACCGCTGCCGTTGCCGCCGGCTCCGCTCGCGCCCATGGGCCGGCGCGTGGCCCGCGCGCACAACCAACTCGGCTGGCACTGGTGGCCCGCGCCCAATGCCATTGCGACCCGGCCTTACGGTTCGCTTCGCGAGTGCACGCAGCGCGCGACCTGCATGTGGGGCTGCGTCGAAGGCGCCAAGGCGTCCGTCGATCGCACCCACTGGCCGCAACTGGTGAAACGCGGCGCGCGCCTCGTCACCGGCGCGCGCGTGCGCCGGCTTGAAGTCAGTCCCGGAGGGCTGGCCACCGGCGCGCTGTATGTGGATCGAACGGGGAAGGAACAGTTTCAGAAAGCCGCGGTCACGGTTCTGGGCGCCAACGGGATTGGCACGCCGAGAATCCTGTTGCTTTCCGCGACCAACAAGTCTCCGAGCGGACTCGCCAATTCATCGGGTTTGGTGGGGCGGCGCCTGATGATGCATCCGTTCGGCACCGTGGTGGGTTTGTTTGAAGAGGATCTGGGCAGCACCCACGGTTTGTGGGGCCAACACATTCATTGCCTCGAATTTTACGAGACGGATGCCGCGCGCGGATTCGTGCGCGGCGCCAAGTGGGGATTGCAGCCCACGGGCGGTCCGCTCTCCATGACGCGCAGTTATCCGTGGGGCGACAATCCGATCTGGGGACCGAGCTTTCACCAACAACTCCGCCAGCGGCTCGGTCATTCGGCGATGTGGGGAATCATTGCGGAGGACTTGCCGGAGGACGACAATCGCGTCGTGCTCGATCCTGTTCTCAAGGACGCCGACGGCATTCCCGCGCCGAAGTTGATTTATCGGATGTCGGAAAACTCACGGCGGCTTCTGCAGTTTCATCTGGCGCGCGCGCGGGAATCGCTCGACGCTGCCGGGGCATACGCGACCGTGATCGCGCCGCTCATCCGCGAAACCGGCTGGCACCTGCTCGGCACCGCCCGAATGGGCGCGGATCCCGCAACGTCCGTCGTGGATGCGTGCGGACGTTGTCACGATGTGCCCAATCTGTTCATCCTCGACGGCAGCATCTGGCCCACGTCGAGCGGCATGAACCCGACGGCGACCATCGCCGCCTTGGCCCTGCGCTGCGCCGAACATCTTGTCGAAGAGCGGCGCAATCAAAGAGTCCCGCTGTGA
- a CDS encoding gluconate 2-dehydrogenase subunit 3 family protein — MNTWPMNSDTSERSVLANLADVLIPAGDGFPSASEAGVAQDGLDQILAVRPDLAEGLKKILAQAQGRNAAEFLAELQINDPAGFGLLAELVPGAYFLNSRVRAALGYDGQSARPIDPRPDYCDDGLLQSVIDRGPIFRPTPR; from the coding sequence GTGAACACCTGGCCAATGAACTCCGACACATCTGAGAGATCCGTCCTGGCCAACCTGGCGGATGTGCTGATCCCCGCGGGCGATGGTTTCCCTTCCGCGAGCGAGGCGGGCGTGGCGCAGGACGGCCTGGACCAGATCCTCGCGGTGCGTCCGGACCTGGCCGAAGGTTTGAAGAAGATTCTCGCGCAAGCCCAGGGGAGGAACGCCGCGGAATTCTTGGCCGAGCTTCAAATCAATGACCCGGCTGGCTTCGGTCTCCTGGCTGAACTCGTGCCTGGGGCTTACTTCTTGAATTCGCGCGTGCGCGCGGCCCTCGGATACGACGGCCAAAGCGCGCGTCCCATCGATCCCAGACCCGACTACTGCGACGACGGCCTGCTGCAATCGGTAATCGACCGCGGTCCCATCTTCCGCCCGACGCCGCGGTGA
- the katG gene encoding catalase/peroxidase HPI — MSTETKCPFHQAAGGGTTNRDWWPNQLKLELLHQHSAKSNPMGEDFDYAKEFKSLDFAALKKDLAALMTDSQDWWPADFGHYGPLFIRMAWHSAGTYRIGDGRGGGGRGQQRFAPLNSWPDNVSLDKARRLLWPIKQKYGRKISWADLMILAGNVASETMGFKTFGFGGGREDVWEPDQDVYWGSEEKWLGDERYSGDRNLENPLGAVQMGLIYVNPEGPNGNPDPVAAARDIRETFARMAMNDEETVALIAGGHTFGKTHGAGPALHVGPDPEAAGLEEQGLGWKNTFGAGKGGDTITSGLEVTWTQTPARWSNYYLENLFKYEWELTKSPAGAHQWVAKDAPEIIPDAHHPSQKRKPTMLTTDLSLRFDPAYEKIARRFLENPAQFADAFARAWFKLTHRDMGPRARYLGPEVPAEELIWQDPVPEVNHKLIDAQDIAVLKGKILASGLSVSELVYTAWSSASTFRGSDKRGGANGARIRLAPQNDWEVNQPAQLARVLKTLEGIQSAFNSAQSCGTKVSLADLIVLAGCAGVEQAAKNAGHTITVPFTPGRTDASSEQTDAASFAVLEPIADGFRNYLKGNYTVPSEALLVDKAQLLTLTAPEMTALVGGMRVLKTNFGGAPHGVFTRRPEALTNDFYVNLLDMSTEWKPVSKDADVFEGRDGKTGAVKWTGTRVDLVFGSNSQLRALAEVYGSSDAQAKFVHDFVSAWNKVMNLDRFDLA, encoded by the coding sequence ATGTCCACTGAAACCAAATGCCCATTCCATCAAGCCGCCGGCGGCGGCACCACGAACCGCGACTGGTGGCCGAACCAGTTGAAGCTCGAACTGCTGCACCAGCATTCCGCCAAGTCCAACCCGATGGGCGAGGACTTCGACTACGCCAAAGAGTTCAAGAGCCTCGACTTTGCAGCTCTGAAAAAGGATCTCGCAGCTTTGATGACCGACTCGCAGGACTGGTGGCCGGCGGACTTCGGGCACTACGGGCCTTTGTTCATCCGCATGGCATGGCACAGCGCCGGCACCTACCGCATCGGCGACGGCCGCGGCGGCGGCGGCAGGGGCCAGCAACGCTTCGCGCCACTCAACAGTTGGCCGGACAACGTCAGCCTCGATAAGGCGCGCCGGCTCCTTTGGCCGATCAAGCAGAAGTATGGCCGGAAGATTTCGTGGGCCGACTTGATGATCCTGGCCGGCAATGTTGCCTCGGAAACGATGGGCTTCAAAACGTTCGGTTTCGGCGGCGGCCGCGAGGATGTCTGGGAGCCCGACCAGGACGTCTATTGGGGCTCCGAGGAAAAGTGGCTGGGTGACGAACGCTACTCCGGCGACCGGAATCTTGAAAACCCGCTCGGGGCCGTGCAGATGGGCCTCATTTACGTCAACCCGGAGGGACCGAACGGCAATCCCGACCCGGTGGCCGCGGCGCGGGACATTCGCGAGACCTTCGCCCGCATGGCGATGAACGACGAAGAGACGGTGGCGCTCATCGCCGGCGGCCACACCTTCGGCAAAACTCACGGCGCCGGCCCCGCGTTGCATGTTGGGCCTGATCCGGAAGCGGCCGGACTCGAAGAGCAGGGCCTGGGCTGGAAAAACACCTTCGGCGCCGGCAAAGGCGGTGACACGATCACCAGCGGCCTGGAAGTTACCTGGACACAAACGCCGGCGCGCTGGAGCAATTACTACCTGGAAAACCTCTTCAAATACGAATGGGAACTGACCAAGAGCCCGGCCGGCGCGCATCAGTGGGTTGCCAAAGACGCTCCCGAAATCATCCCGGACGCGCACCATCCGTCCCAAAAGCGCAAGCCCACCATGCTCACCACGGACCTTTCGCTGCGCTTCGATCCGGCTTACGAAAAAATCGCGCGGCGTTTCCTGGAGAATCCCGCTCAGTTTGCCGACGCTTTCGCCCGCGCGTGGTTCAAGCTGACGCACCGCGACATGGGCCCGCGCGCGCGTTATCTTGGCCCGGAGGTTCCCGCGGAAGAACTCATCTGGCAGGACCCGGTTCCCGAGGTGAATCACAAATTGATCGATGCGCAGGACATCGCCGTTCTCAAGGGCAAAATCCTGGCTTCCGGTCTGTCGGTCTCTGAGCTGGTTTATACCGCCTGGTCATCAGCGTCCACATTCCGTGGCTCCGACAAGCGCGGCGGCGCGAACGGCGCCCGCATTCGCCTCGCGCCGCAGAACGATTGGGAAGTCAACCAGCCCGCCCAACTGGCCAGGGTGCTCAAGACCCTGGAAGGCATCCAGAGCGCGTTCAACAGCGCGCAGTCGTGCGGCACGAAAGTTTCGCTGGCTGACCTGATCGTGCTGGCCGGTTGCGCCGGCGTCGAGCAAGCGGCGAAGAACGCCGGTCACACGATCACGGTTCCCTTCACGCCGGGACGCACGGACGCCTCCTCAGAGCAAACCGATGCGGCGTCCTTCGCCGTGCTCGAACCCATCGCGGACGGCTTCCGCAATTACCTCAAGGGCAATTACACCGTGCCATCCGAGGCGTTGCTCGTGGACAAGGCGCAATTGCTGACCTTGACCGCGCCGGAAATGACCGCGCTCGTGGGCGGCATGCGCGTCCTGAAGACCAACTTCGGTGGCGCGCCGCACGGCGTTTTCACCAGGCGACCGGAGGCATTGACCAATGACTTCTACGTGAACTTGCTCGACATGAGCACGGAGTGGAAGCCGGTCTCGAAGGACGCAGACGTGTTTGAAGGCCGCGATGGCAAGACCGGCGCGGTCAAGTGGACCGGCACGCGTGTGGACCTAGTCTTCGGTTCCAATTCCCAACTCCGGGCACTGGCTGAAGTTTACGGAAGCTCCGACGCCCAGGCGAAGTTTGTTCACGACTTTGTTTCGGCCTGGAACAAAGTGATGAACCTCGACCGCTTCGATCTGGCGTGA